Part of the Candidatus Hydrogenedentota bacterium genome is shown below.
CGCGTTGCGTCCGGAGGAGTACCCGCGCGACGGGCACCCCGAGATAGCGTTCGTCGGGCGGTCGAACGTGGGCAAATCGACCCTGCTGAATGCGCTCCTGAACCGCAGGGGCATCGCGAGAACCAGCAGCACGCCCGGCAAGACGCAGACCATCAACTTTTTCGACATCAACGGCAAGTTCTATTTTGTCGACTTGCCGGGATACGGGTTCGCGAAAGTGCCCAGGCAACTAAAGGAACACTGGCTTCGCGTCATGACCCAGTATCTCCTCGAACGCGCTGCGCTCCGGCTTGTGGTCGCGCTGGTAGACGCGCGCCATGAGGTCTCCCCGAAGGACGCAGACGTGCTTCACCTGCTCGAGGACGCGGAACGGCCCACGCTTGTGGTCGCTACAAAAATCGACAAGCTCAAGCGCGGTCAGCGCAAGCGGCATCTCGACCGTATTCGCGCCGGGCTCGGGCTAGACCAGGATGCGATGGTCGTGCCGTTCTCCGGGGTCACGCGAGAGGGCGCGCCCCAGCTCTGGCGTGTCATCGATACCTTACTTTCGCCCGGTTCGTAGTGGTCCCGCGCCTTGGGACCCTGCGTAAGGAACTGCAAATACTATGAAAGGCAACAAGATGGGTTGGAACAGTAGAGGCATTCAGACGACATAAACGAATGGGAACACAATAACCAGAGACAAGAC
Proteins encoded:
- a CDS encoding YihA family ribosome biogenesis GTP-binding protein; the encoded protein is MRPEEYPRDGHPEIAFVGRSNVGKSTLLNALLNRRGIARTSSTPGKTQTINFFDINGKFYFVDLPGYGFAKVPRQLKEHWLRVMTQYLLERAALRLVVALVDARHEVSPKDADVLHLLEDAERPTLVVATKIDKLKRGQRKRHLDRIRAGLGLDQDAMVVPFSGVTREGAPQLWRVIDTLLSPGS